A DNA window from Quercus lobata isolate SW786 chromosome 2 unlocalized genomic scaffold, ValleyOak3.0 Primary Assembly chr2_unplaced_Scq3eQI_2006, whole genome shotgun sequence contains the following coding sequences:
- the LOC115972729 gene encoding mannose-P-dolichol utilization defect 1 protein homolog 2-like, translating to MEYLGIDFSCALGSLRHGKIPEKDCLLPLISKLLGYCIVAASTTVKLPQILKILKNGSVRGLSVVAFELEVVGYTIALAYCLHQGLPFSAFGELAFLLVQAIILVAIIYYYSQPLGASTWIRALLYCAVAPTILAGQIDPILFEALYASQHAVFLFARIPQIWANFSNKSTGELSFLTCFMNFAGSIVRVFTSLQEKAPISVVLGSAIGIATNGTILSQIILYRNARATEEKKKK from the exons atgGAATATCTAGGGATTGATTTTAGCTGTGCATTGGGTTCGCTCCGCCACGGCAAAATCCCAGAGAAAGACTGCTTGCTGCCTCTCATTTCCAAGCTCCTCGGCTATTGCATCGTCGCCGCCTCCACCACCGTCAAACTCCCCCAG atattgaaaattttgaagaatggAAGTGTCAGAGGCCTTAGTGTTGTGGCCTTTGAGCTTGAAGTAGTCGGCTACACCATTGCACTAGCGTATTGTCTCCACCAAGGGCTTCCCTTTTCAGCTTTTGGGGAGTTGGCGTTTCTTTTGGTCCAAG CTATAATTTTAGTTGCCATAATCTACTATTATTCTCAACCTTTGGGTGCCTCAACATGGATCAGGGCATTACT ATATTGTGCTGTAGCACCTACCATCTTGGCTGGTCAAATTGATCCCATTCTCTTTGAAGCACTATAT GCATCTCAGCATGCAGTTTTTCTCTTTGCCAGGATCCCGCAGATATGGGCAAACTTTTCA AATAAAAGTACAGGCGAGCTCAGCTTCTTGACATGTTTTATGAATTTTGCCGGTTCCATTG TGAGAGTTTTTACCAGTCTCCAGGAAAAAGCACCAATAAGTG TTGTTTTGGGCTCTGCAATTGGTATTGCAACCAATGGTACCATCCTGAGTCAGATAATTTTGTACCGAAATGCTCGTGCCacggaagagaagaaaaagaagtag
- the LOC115972723 gene encoding probable carbohydrate esterase At4g34215 — protein MRNIKTFNMFFFLVFLVFIVLPNPSMMAQEPKFPNSIFLLAGQSNMAGRGVIMPGQATPSSPNILQLGLNHTWFEAHEPLHKEIDEGKRCGIGPGMSFAKTVLAMEPNMGVIGLVPCARGGTGLKQWARGSKLYDNLVQRAYASTKFGGKIKGLLWFQGETDTSSTEDALLYETRLPKFFNDLRDDLHLPDLPIVQVALASGYHSDLITTVRQAQLFLCLKNVRTVDAWGLPLGLDGLHLNTDGAVRLGQMLAHTFLSFKPKHKWVGGRKFGYQISYSTTKYFINKNS, from the exons ATGAgaaatatcaaaactttcaacATGTTTTTCTTCTTAGTTTTCTTAGTCTTCATCGTCCTCCCTAATCCTTCTATGATGGCCCAAGAACCAAAATTCCCAAATAGTATTTTTCTCTTAGCCGGCCAATCCAACATGGCTGGACGTGGAGTCATCATGCCTGGTCAAGCCACTCCTAGTAGTCCTAACATTCTTCAACTCGGCTTAAACCACACTTGGTTCGAAGCCCATGAGCCTCTGCACAAGGAAATTGATGAAGGAAAACGCTGTGGGATTGGACCTGGAATGTCTTTTGCCAAAACGGTTCTAGCCATGGAACCCAACATGGGTGTGATTGGTCTGGTGCCTTGTGCCAGAGGAGGGACTGGACTAAAGCAATGGGCTCGTGGGTCTAAGCTTTATGATAACTTGGTACAAAGGGCCTATGCATCCACAAAGTTTGGTGGGAAAATTAAAGGCCTCCTTTGGTTTCAAGGGGAAACAGATACAAGTAGTACAGAAGATGCCCTTCTATACGAGACAAGATTGCCCAAGTTTTTCAATGACCTTCGAGATGACTTGCATCTTCCTGATCTGCCAATAGTCCAG GTCGCACTTGCATCAGGGTATCACTCCGATCTTATAACAACTGTAAGACAGGCCCAACTttttttatgtctaaaaaaTGTTAGGACTGTTGATGCTTGGGGCCTTCCCCTTGGGCTGGATGGACTCCATTTGAATACTGATGGTGCAGTTCGCTTGGGCCAGATGTTAGCCCatacctttctttctttcaaaccAAAACATAAATGGGTTGGCGGTAGAAAGTTTGGATACCAAATTTCTTATTCGACGACAAAATACTTTATTAATAAGAActcataa